The Cutaneotrichosporon cavernicola HIS019 DNA, chromosome: 3 region CCTGAGTCTGAGTCTTGCGTCACGAATATGACCACTCTTTATGCTACTGTAGGTGGGCCTCATCGAACCACTTGTTCTCGttcatctcatctctctcaACAGGTAACATGTCCTCACCTACACCCATCCCTAACCCCACctcacctcgtccagccaccccaccccccctccccccaacCCTAGACGCTGCAGTCTACCCAcacatcctcgacgcagtcctcgccaacgcaTCTTATCCTtctctcctcgcgctccgcaCCGCATCCCATTCCCTCCGAAGTAGATGCGATGCCCGACTGTACGAACATATCCTCGTGTTCGCGGATgggcgcgtcgcgtcccGTCTAGCTCCAAGAGCAAGGATacctctccttcccccgGGCCTGAGCGAGGATCTCGccgcactcgcactcgtAGAACACCGCGGACCCAACCTGCCAGTCCTCACCcccgtcgcgctcgcggatGCCGGAATCAAAGTTCAAGTAGTGGATATCCAGTGTCCCCACTTTGATTGGGCCGAACTGCGCGACGTGGGAAATTGGGACGACGCCTGTCCGTGCGGTGCGCCGATGCATCCTCCCACGGGATGGGATGCGAGTGGCGAAGTACACTCTctcccaacctccaacAAcccctcaagctcgagatcCCTCTCTCCCAACTCTCCCAACTCTACCCAATCCCATCGACCCCTCCCACGCCACCTCGCCCCACTCaacggcctcgacctctccTCAACAACGGTCCGGAGGTCGGGGCCACACGAGTGCTGGGTGCCCCGCGGGGCTAATGCCCTCGAACATCTAGGCAGCGCATATACTAGCGGTAGGGGGAAGGGGTATATTTTCAGTCCCTCTTCCGAGTCACGCGCAAACATGATTCGACGGGGTGAGAGTGAAGTCTTTGCGTTggcgggagagggagtTCGACATATCCTAGAGGCGATACGACATCCAAAGGCGCGGCAAGCCGAGGATCCGTGGAGTATAAATTGGGAGGATCCGGAAGAAGATCAGGAGGATACGGGGTTGGTGGATCGGTGTGCGCGAGTTATTGCGGATTTCTGGGTGAATATGCCCCCAGATGAGCTGCAAACTTGGGTGCTTGTTGATGCTGGGAGCTGGCCTTCTTGGTCCGATGAGAAACATGCGCCTCTCTCTGTTGAGGCAGGGTTGAAGGAGGGCATTCGATCCCGCCTCGTTGTTGCTGGACTTAGCGAGGAGCAGATACAGGCTGTCGAGCCGCGTCTCGGCTTCGTTACTTGGGACGAATACGTTGCCGACATTGGGCCAGAGTTGGCCCGCCTCGAGAACGACGACCACGGGTTCATTTTCCCTCCGTAAACACTCCATGTTACCATACATATAATTAATCTATGGCCGGCGGTACGTCCTAAATGGGCTCCGGTGCGAGGTGCGGCTCGTAGAACGTGTCAAACCATGTCGGGAGGCTGTAGTCGAACATGATAGGCAGGTCGACGCTAAACCGTGCGGCGGGCTGCGGCGCAGCGGGGATCACCAGACCAAGCAACTCGCCGACGCTCTCAAAGCTCGCAATGAGCTGTGGGATAAAGTCAAACTTGCCACGGTGCTCCTTGACAAGTCCGAGGAAGACGGCAaacagctcctcggcctcgtggCGACCCAGCTCGCGGGCCGTGTGGCAGAGCACGAGCAGCTGCCCGCACGTGACGATGCGCCGGAGCTGCGCGTAGCACGGGTGAAAGAGGTCCGTAGCTGCGAGGCTCGCGTACGTATGGAGGATACgggagagggagcgggCGACGATGGGTGTCGAAGACGCACCGAGCGTCGGGTGGCTGAGGCAGGGCGCGCGCAAGAGGAGGCGGATCCTAAAGTCAGCAGAGTTCCGTGTAGGCGTCGGGCGCACCAATTAAAGCGGATGTCCGCGTACGGATGGATGCTGGCAAGTAGACGGTCATTGCGCTCGTCACCGCACTCGCGCATGAGCGGCCACCAGCGACTCTCGGTTGAGAGCACAAAGTCGGGAGTGGTTGTGTCGACACGTCCAGAATGGATCTGTGAGAGCAACTCGCTCTCGAGAacggcgaggcgcgagaGGATGCCCTGCGTCTGCGGTACGTCGGTGCTCACGCTCGGATCATAGTCGTACTCGCCCCAGCGTGTGAATGGCggggcgtcgacgagcgtcgCAAACCAGCTAATGTCAGTTTATTGAGGATGACTACCAGCTCACGTGTCCTTGTACATTGTGCTGAAGAAGAGCTGGCCGACGCGGTCAGCAGCGGGGTAGGCTGCGGCGGTCTCGCGGCGGTGCAGGCCAAGCTCACGAGCCTGCCACGccatggcgccgaggagctcgcgcgtGTCCTCAGGCCCGCCGATGATCTGCGCAAACAGGTGCAGACAATGGAGAGCGCCTATTGTACGTCATCCGCAGTGATGTAGTATAGTTTGACCACGCGTGGGAATGTATCGGAAGCCAGTCGTAAGTTTGCGGGAGCATCATGATTTAGTTTGGAGTGTAACCGAATCAAGGCATGTGGAGGGCGGTGGGGTTCCGACATAGTGGACAGTTGATCAGTTGAGCGCATTTCGAATGTGCGCAGTCAACCAGCGCTCAACGCGGCATCCACCCGATGACCAGGCGACAGTGTTGATGCACAACAAGCGTGAGGCGTTTGTAACCGGAGGATGCCGATTAGGGGGTGTGGAATGCCGAGTGGGCAACCGGGTAAGCGGCACCGGCATATGGGGATCGGTTGCCAAGTTCAGCCACGACCATTCAACCGGTGGGTGGTACGTGCGCAGGGGTTATGTGATGGATTGAGGGGGATGGTTTGGGTGTGAGGTAAGAGTAAGTATGCAAGGAGAGCGGGAAGAACGTGAGCGGACATTCGATGCGTGGATGGTAAACTCACACAGCGCAGTGCATGACGCCGCCCCAAAGGCatcgagatggccgagcgccATGCGAAAGTACGTGACGTCTTCGCGAGCCTCACCGGGTGCGATGGGCCGCATGCGATTCCCGCCCTCCTTCGTGAGTTCGAAGGAGAGCTCACTGAGGCGTCCGAGGCAGAGCACAGAGGCGAGCAGCGCCCGCTGGTCGGGCACGAGGGATTCTGGGAGATCGCGATGGCGTGCATACAGGTCGGCAACGCGGGAGGGTGACAGGAACTCAAAGTGCTGAACGGCGCGGTACGAGACAAGGAGGCGGTCCTCGAGAACCGCGAGGTCGGAGCGGTCGGCTGGTAGCGCAGTGGCAGTGAAGCTGCTCAGGCGGCTTGGGCCGGGAAGCGACAGACGCTCAGAGTTACCTGCCGTCAGTGCTTGTCATAAACGACCACCAAAGGGAGGAGGTGATGAAGAAATGTTGATTCACCTGTACTTTCGAGCCACGAGTCGatcgccagctcgacatcGCGCACGAAATGGGCGTGTGCCTCCCCCGGACGTGGCCCGATACCATTAGGCGACGAGCTCTTCTTGCGCCGTTTCGAAGCGGCCGGagcgctggcgtcagtcTCATACGCACTCGCTGGCCGATCGTTGCTGCATGACACGGTCGACCAAACATGGCCTCATCACAACGACTCACCGTCTAGGCCTCGCCTTGTCGCGGACATAACACCCATCTCCCAGTCCGAGCGCGACACACGCTTCACAAGGCGACGTGCCACTGCAACGCGTCCGCTTTGCCCGGCAGTGTTCGCAGGCCTTTGACGATCGGCGACGGAACTCGCCCGGAGGCGAGACGGCCGGGttcgtcggcgaggcgccGAGGGAAAAGCTCGTCGTGGGTGATGCCATCTACGTTGGCGGAATTGACAAGTGGGAGATGCGGAAATGTATGGTGccgggggaaggtggtaCCGCCTATTTTTGGGCAGTTGGTAGATGGTCTGGGGTGATTGCGATTCAACTAGTTTGAATGGGGCTGCGATTGGGCTATGTTGAATGTAGTGGTTGACTCGACTGGGTAGCTGGGTAGCAGGTGTAGGTGTTGTGTCACCAGTGGGTGGGCGATGGGCGATGGGCAATGGGCGATGAGCGATGGATGTGCCGGGGCTGGCTGAGAAGATGTCGAGGAAGCGATCGCGTGTTGGCTAACGATAACGAGGTGTTGACAGGTCCAGATGTTTGGATAGAgtagagagagagagagattgAGTAAGAGACTAATATGTTTGAACGTTTGAATGCTTTGAGAGATACAGAAGATGTCTCACTTGTGGGATACATGTGGGTAAAGCTCGGATGAAATGGTGGGCTATACCCGCATCCTACTAGGCGGATTgccttcccccttccttGCCCTTTCCTCTCGCCGGAATGTAGCCACGTAAAAGATCCAGCTAAACATTAGCGCCAGAGCCTGCCATGCACACATAAGCACTGTCATTCACATGGTCACACATGGATCATCCGTCCTTGCCCCAATCAAAGACATGAACAAAAAGGACTATGCATGATGCAGAGATGGCAGACATGTCGATGGTGACATAAACATTGGTTCGGAAATGGGTGGGACTGTCCCTTGATGATGCTTTTGAAGAGTGAGAAGAAGAGTGGAATATCCTGATGAGCAACTCCGGATCCCCGGATCCCCGGATCCCCCACTGTCCTTTGCCGCCGGATCAAGCGGGGCCGCTTAACGCTACCCAACCTCAACCCGCCCTGCAAGCTCGTGCCTTCAAGTATAAGGCGCGATATCCAATCAAGACTCAAGACGCAGCTGTTACTTGACGCATACCTGGATGCGCCTGCCTCATCTTGCGCAGCATGTACCCACCGCAGCCACCTCCAATATACTTTTGCTGCGAGCATCCAAGTGGACAACGCACAGCACGCGGTTAGCCGCTTTATACAATGTTTCGACGCGATGGTGGGCTTTTGATGGTCGGGGTTGCCGACCGGGATATCTATGCCATGAATGCCGGTTGCAGATGGCGTAAAGGGGAATGAGGGCCAGTTGGATAGGGCGGTCAAAGCCGCCCCTTTTGAGATGAAAGGCTGTTGTTGGGTAACGGATTGGACGAGACAAGATACAGGACTAGCTAAACATTGATGAGATCCATATGGCGTACACTACGAGGTGCACTCGCGGAGCCAGGTGACGTAGGTCGAAAGGAACTGGACCTGTTCCATGCTCTCAATCGCCTTGAGACCGCGTCTTGAACGGATCATGGCAatgacgcgctcgacaacCGACATGACAATCTgccgctcgtcctcgttggCCGGCACCACTGGCGTGGAGCGTGACTTTGACTTCTTCTtagaagacgacgaggagctggacTCAGATGCCTTGCTAACAGTGTTGACCAGCGACGGATGAGGCTGGACAAAACCCATCTTGATCGCCCACGCGCAAGCAGTGAGGCCTGCACGACCAATACCGCCTGGAAGAGGATCAGTCTAGATTCGACGGGGACCGGGATGACTAAGAAAACTAACCGCGGCAATGAACAAGGACGTTGATACCCTGGAGGGTATACCTCTGAGTGATGAGAGACACTTGCGCATCAAAGAGCTGAAGCGAGACGGGAGTGAAACCATCAGGCATCGGCAGGCTGGAACTGGTAAGCGGAAGAGTCGCGGGTGAAGCATTACCGGATGATGTCGAGGCCAATGTCAGACGCAACCTCGCGATAGTAGTCCCAGGGGAcaccgaggagcgcgagctcctcatcgtcgaggCAGCTGAACGGTTAGCAATCGTCGACTGATCGTCACTTACCAAACAATGGCACCGACACCCTCTCCCTTGATGCGGCGCATGTCAGCACGCAGATCGCGGCACACGGGTCCACGGCCCTTGACAGGGCCGTCCATGCGCAGCCGCTTGCCGGGGCACGAGCTAAGAAGCAGATTACCGAGGCGGGTAGGTTGGCGCGTACCGTTCGACGGCCGGTAGAGGTTCCTGATCAAGGTCTTCTGGCCACTGCTGAACATGGTGGTGCCAACAAGGCCAgcctcgctcgcgcacTGGTTAGGTGGAGCGCACGACAGCAGAAGCGAAGGAACATCAACGTCCGAGTTGAGAAGGAGTGGTTTCGTAGCCTCAGTCGGGATCGTGACGAGGTACTTGCCAAGCACCGACAGAATCTCGGTGGGGATGAAGGGCGAGATGATGATGGGATGCGTCTCAGAAGTCTTGATCACATGACCACTACTGGTAGCCGAGACCATGCGGAGGTTGGGCACAGACGCCGACATGTATGGAGGAAGCGCTGCTGGCTCCTCAGAGAAGACTGGGGTAGAGTCATCAACAACCATGTCGTCGACCCGACGCcgcttgtcctcgtcgtccgcgaTCATGGTCAATGGCCGTTTGGCGGGgcacgacgacggccgcatgcttggcgagcgaggcggcgagggaTGCGAACCACCAACATGGGGAATAGAGGCCAGGACCTCGGGCTCGTCTACATCCATCTCATCGGTCGTCGCCAGGTCCGCCATGCGGTCTAGCTCACTGAGAGACTTTGTCGAGCAGGCCAGGGAAGcccacgccgacgtcgtcttGCTCTCTTCCGACACGACCGACGCAACCGACACCGCAGACGACACCGAGACAATCGACTCCTCGCCTCTCCAGGCATCGACCATAGGCGACGACATGGCAGCATGAAGTTCAGCAGCAGTCTTCTGTTCGGTAGCTCTGAAGGCTTCCTCAGTCGACAACGGTTTGCTGACCATGCTAGTGGCCGTTGCCGCCCAGACGGCCGCACAGAGCCGTTCTTCCCGGCCCTCCTTATCGGACCCACGCGAGACGGTGGTGGCCACCGACGAATGTGAAGACACGAACGAGTAGAGGCTGGGTTCTGGGTCCTCGTCCGTAGACGAGCTGCGGGTCGATCGGGGAGCCGCGGTGTAGAATGTCGTATCCTCGGTGCACatgacgcgctcaagctcggctTGCCGCTGCATAGTGCGTACGACGTGACGCGGGTTGGCCCAAGACTGCGGAATGTATTGAACATGTGGGCAACCATTAGGTCCCCACTTGGCAAGGTTATAGCTGCTCTGTGGCCATTGCGAACACAGACGGGCAAACTCAGTGACCTGTTTGCGCTGCTCCTCAGCCCACTCGTAGCGACGAAGTGCCTCTGCAGGGTTGTCTATGTTTGGAGACTCGGCCGTGAGCGCCGGTGGCATGTTGTGCGGGTGCGCAATGGCAGGGGGAAGGGCATGGGGAGGGAGCGGCTGAGGATCGAGCATCTCGGCCACCTctggcgccggcgtcaGCACGTAAGCCGTGGGCGACATGGGCGTATGTGGCGACATGGCCGGTGACGGAGCGACATAGGCGGGACTGTGAGGCGACGGGGCGATGTACGGGGAGGTCGACGTAATCGACGAAGGGTGCAGGGGTGCGATTGCGGAAGACGGGACCATCGCTGGTGACGCCGTCAGCCGAGGCGACTCTCCTTCGCGACGGCGGGACCAAGTGGACATAATGCCattggcggcgcgcgccacACCCTTGCTGAGGCCCGACACCCATAATCGCGGTGAAGCGGCTGGCTGCGGCATCGCAACGTTGACGTTGCCAGCGTCACCGGACAAAGATGGGGTCGACTCGGGGGTGGCGAGAGTTGTCCCAAAAGAGTCTACTGAGCGGTCCGTGGCAAGCGAAGGCGTCGATGTGGCGATAGACGAAGTATCGTCGTCCACTatcgacgccgacaacGCCCGTGACATCGGATCGGGGCTGGCCTTGGGCGTGTCGATGCCCAGAACGTCCGACGCAGACATGGGCGCAACAGCGGACGCCTTGAGTGGGGACGACTTGTCCCTGGCCTTCTTGATCCGGCTCGGGAAGCTATACCCCGCAGGGAGCGCGGAGCTGCCTCCCTTGCTAGCATGGCGTGCAGACGGTGACGCGATCTTGTGAGGGAAGTGGGTTGGTGGCGGGGTCGCGGTGCGAGACATGGTGTGGAGATTGGGGATCGGATGGAAGGGGAGGTCGGCGAAGGAGTGCGCTCGTCGGTATGGCTATGATTCAAATGACGACCGTTCACTTCGCTCCTGTCTGCGACTATGAGATGTGTTAGTGCGCAGGTGGAAGGCTGACGACGATACAAGTGCAAGTGGAAGTGAAAGTGGAGGGTGGCGGATCAAGGCTGGTGGATAttggagggtggagggcggagggcggagggtggagggcgGAGGCTTTGCCGATCAATCTGATCAAAtagggcgagggagaggcaGACACTCGGGCCAAATTGGAGTGGCAAAagtgggggggggggagggatgTAAGACGGAGCAAGGTGGATCGGTGGCGATTCGGTAATGACCCACGCAATCAACAACGTGCTCAGGATCCAAGTTTGCACAGCGTGAATCAAGTTCGAAGACGACGAAGGCGACGAAGTGATCGACTTTGGATGGGTGGCGTGTGATAGATGCGGGTGGCAAAGCGGTGGGGGGTGGTTGGGTGGGAATAGAGTTTGTCCAATTGTTGAAACGTAGTAACGGATAGGGAGGAAAGCGGATGACCAGTAAACCAAACGACGGCGTGAAAGAGATCCAGAAGCGATTGCGAGCGACGATGAGTGCCCAAAGTTTGCTGCCAAAGAAACAGATGTTGATGCTCTGGCGGAAAAACAACGAGTTAAGGATCGTTCAGTGATGTGAcagtggtggagggggagTTGGAAGgcccgacgtcgaggaaAGCGGTAATTTCGGAGGTGAATATTACTGCTGACCGAGAGCGCGGGCGGTTTCGAACGAGGACATTGCGTCAAGAGTGGTGTACGTAGAGTAGAGTGGTGAGATGAGGTGCGGGTTGATTGTTGTGACCCGTATAGACCTCTAGAGTGTTGGTCGGTTGGTTTACGTTTACGAGGGCTGGGGTGGCGAAACCTCGGTCAGGTTTGGTTTGGTTGGTGGCAATTGCCTTCCTTGCCTACTCGACGGTCGAGTTTTTCCTTTTGCGCTGTTTGCGTTTTGTGCGTGTAATGATGAACTGATAGGATGTTAGGACAAGTGTAGTAAGAGTGCAAAGGCGAAGTGTTGGATAGTGATGTGGGATGGTGGGGGGAGGCGAAGTGTTGGATAGTGATGTGGGatggggggaggaggaggatgatgaaTGAGAATAGATAGGATTGGGATGGTATTGAAAGGAAGTAAGATATTCATTAGTGACCAAGTAAAGGTGGCAAACCATTGTTGCCACTCTACTAGTAGTACAGTTGTCCAACAGGCCACTAGTACCTCGTGTTTGGGGTTTGGGGGGAAGCCGATACAGTCATAAGGGTGAAGTATTGGCGCGGCTCGCCTGAAAGGGTGATCAGGCCATCTCGCGACAGGGCGCAGGGTACCAGGGTTGGGCAAAAAACTAAAGGTACCGGAAGAAGGGTGTGGAGAAAGGCCATCAATAGACTCACCACTCTTTGCGGGGCCAACCACCAAAAAAGTCCAATATTAAGCTGTACAGTATAGACTTACTTTCTCACAACTATTACTTACGACCTCACTCCACAACAAGACCACGGGCTCAACGAAAATACGAGTGGCAAGGAGGCATCATCACAGCCTAGTTGGTATAACACAGCATGGAATGCATCTCAtccaaggcggccgaggtgcCGAAGAGGCGATTGCAGGACAATCGACATCCGAGGTTGGACCAGGTGATGCGGGCAGAAGGAGTGGGCAAAACCGAGATGACGTTTGTACGAACACTTTGTATGTGTGGGAGCCTCAAACAAGCCTTTGACAGCCCTGGCTTGGTCTTATCCCTCCTCATGTCTTCCTCTTGTCATCGTCGCCCAATGACAATCATGTCCTATAAAACATCACATGATCACTCCACCCACCCGCACAACTGGGTCCTTGATTAAACTCTGTCCAAAGtggccatggccatggGACCATCTCTCGTTCAGGAAAAGACACCAGAAAATAGTGGACGGTGTAAGTGAGTGTTAAGGCTcggtctcggcgtcggcgtcggcgccagTGGCAATGTCAAGCAAGCGGTGCAGGCCCGAGTCTTTAATGGCCCTACGGCCTGTTGTACCCCAAGGCCCCGCCACTGAGTTAATGGACGTGCACCAGGCCTTGTGGGCCTTTTCGGCCTATGGGAGTATTTGATAGTCAAATCGCATTTTGTATACACTACCGCTCCATGCCCCTTGTTCCTGAATGATCACCCCGGGTCAAAGCCAATCACAGATCATCGGTATGCAAAAATTGGAAAACCCCGGAAACACGTCACCAGATCACCACAAGATAACAGATGAACCACGCGACTCACTTTCCCACGGGCTGTAACATCTATCACCTCTCCCACGGTTAACTTATCTTGAGCCAAACTCACGTGACTACCTTCAAATTGATcccgcagctcgtcgccaaacCGCGGGAGCAAATTGAGTttcgacggcctcgagttGTCTGCACACTGTCTCTGTTCTCTAACCAAAACCGTGCTGGCTCGCCACGACATATTGATCTAGTCCTTGGTGAGTTGACTCGACACTGGCACGCGCGGACAGCGGGAATCGACATTGCTCCGGCAGCACATCGCGagcgtcgcggtcgcgagcggcggccCGGACcggcggggaaggtgtcggaggggagaggagagagagaagggaGATGTCGGTGTTACGAGAGGGATGATTGAAGATGGGATTGTGAGGAGGACAGGCAAGCCGTGGAGCGCGTGGGAGGGTGTTTGGCGCAGTCGCGGCGGTGAGGGTGGTGTCCGGCATCGCGAACCGAACCGGACCCAATCCGCGTTGGCTGCTTTGGGCCTTTCACTCGGCGAGCTACTGCAACGTCCGCAGCAGTCAGCGAGGCAGCCCCGAAGCACCAAAGCAGCCTCGTACGAGACGTAGGACGCGCTCCTGTGATCTCATCCTGTCCAAAGTCCTCCAAAGCCAACATccactcgtcgctctcaTTCGCAAGGCCGCCAAATTTCTCTTTCACTGTATTCTCGATGCCCACGTTCCCGCTCGTGCACCGATCTCTTTCCACCCCAGACAACATCTAACAGCAGGTCTATCTGACTCGAGGTCTCATTTTCAAGTTTGCAAGCCCCCTCCGCCTTCCCTAAAACCAAcccccccaaccccaacacATTATCCAACATGTCGGACAAGCTCCCCGCTGCCCTCAACGCCACTGAGGAGGAcatccagctcctccttgctgCCCAGGCCCACCTCGGCACCAAGAACTGCGAGAAGGCCATGGAGCCCTACGTCTTCAAGCGTCGCGCCGACGGCATCCACGTCATCAACGCCGGCAAGACTTGGGAGAAGCTCGTCTTCGCGGCCCGTATCCTCGCCGCGATCGAGAACCCCAACGACATCTGTGTCATCTCGGCCCGCCCCTACGGCCACCGTGCCACTCTCAAGTTTGCGTCGTTCACCGGCGCCCAGGCGATCGCCGGCCGCTTCACCCCCGGTTCGTTCACCAACTACATCACCCGCTCGTTCAAGGAGCCCCGCATCATCATTGTGACCGACCCCCGTGTCGACCACCAGGCTATCCGCGAGGCTGCCTACGTCAACATCCCCGTCATTGCTTTCTGCGACACCGACGCCCCCCTCAAGTTTGTTGACGTTGCCATCCCCTGCAACAACAAGGCCCGCCACTCGGTCGGCCTCATGTGGTACCTCCTCTGCCGTGAGGTCCTCCGCCTCAAGGGCTCGGTTCCCCGTGGCCCCACCGGCCCCTCGGGCTGGGACGTCCTCCCCGACCTCTTCTTCTACCGTGACCcggaggagattgagcgcgagcaggccgagaaggccgccgccgccgaggctgaggccgaggctgccgctgcccccgccgccgccaccgaggAGTGGGCCGCCGGCACCCAGACTGACGCTGCCTTCTCGGGcgcccccgccgccgctgagGGCCTCGACTGGTCAGCCGAGCCCGGCACTGGCGACTGGTCGGCTGAGCccgccgcgtcggccgacgccgctgACGGCTGGTAATCGCCCGTCTCGGGTTCCGCATCAAGTTGCGCGCGTGatgcgtcgcgcgcgcccatCTGTACTGGAGTAGAGATGTGATCGGTTCTGATTTGCACTGTGTGAGCGAGAGTGGGGTTGTTCATTAGCGAATTTGTGTGCGTCATGAGCACGAGTTGTTCCTTGGTTGGTGAGCGAGGTCTAGGTTCATGTTAGCGGAGTTGAAGGAGTGGGCCAAGCAGCGCCCTTGGCCGTAGACAGCTGTTGCTACCGATATCTGGCTTGTCGATGGCTAGCAGCAACCTCTAGGCGTATGACAAATTGCTTCGCAAGCAGTGATTGCGGCTAAACATCAAGGCCTCCAACGCTCAGACGTCCACTGATCGACCATAGAGTCACTGGCGGTACGGATTTGTGCAAAGCCGTAAAACGAGTAGGATGCAGAGTTATCAGCAAGCACACTAGCTGAACAAGCATGAATAGGAAAGCGCGAATAGGGTGTACCGGCTCACGTTTGACCACCCTGCATCGCTTATGAATCTCACCACGGCCGATGGGGGAGAGTTACTAAGCCGGAGGCTGGAGACCACGCGTCAAATCTCGGTACCAGGGTCGCCAACAGGTGATGGTGACGCTCGCTTGCTGAGCAATGACGTGCTGCCCACAAATAAAATACCCCGACTTCCCACCACTCCAGATATACTCATGCGACCATTCACTCTTATACACCGCGCCTTGTCTTTGGGCTCTTTCTCCTCCATTCCTTTTGTGCGCCACTTCTccaaccccttcctcccaacTACAATGTCCTTCCCACACCCACCGCCCCTTGGGCCCTCTCAGGCCGGCTCCGTGCCCGGACAGGGACCCCCCAAAATCCACTTGTTCACCGCCGGTACGCCGAACGGATACAAGGCTAGCGTGACTCTCGAAGAGCTGAGGGCTGCTTATCCCGAAGAGGCAAAGGGAAAGCTTAGTTACGACGTCAGCGCTATCTCCATTTGGAAGAATGAGCAGAAGGTGAGCTATGAGCTGGCGTGGACCAGCTTTAAACGCCACCAGCAACCCCCCTACGCTCGGCCGCTGACTCCAGCACCCCGACTTCCTCAAGATCAACCCGAACGGCCGCATCCCCGCCATCACCGACGACAATTTTGGCGGCCACAACGTCTTTGAATCCGCCTCGGTCCAAATCTGGCTCGTCGAAAACTACGACCCCGAGTTCAAGCTCTGGTTCTCAGACCCTCTCGAGCGCTCTCTCGCCCTCAGTTGGATCTTTTGGGCCCAAGGCGGTCTGGGACCGATGCAGGGCCAGGCCAACCACTTCTACCGCTACGCTCCCGTCAAGGTTCCCTACGGCATCAAGCGGTACACtgaggagacggcgcgTCTGTATTCGGTCATCGAGGACGGACTCAAGGGGACCAACGGctggctcgtcggcggcaagtTTAGTATCGTCGACATTAACCTTTTCGGATGGGCCCGCAGTCATGGTTGGGCCGGCGTCGATACCCGCCCATTCCCCCTGCTTCATAAATGGATTGAGACGATCGAGGCCCGACCGGCCACTAAGAAGGGCCTCGAGGTTCCTACTGCTCCTCGGGCACTTACGcaggctgaggaggacgaggcgtACGCCGAAGTCAAGGAATGGGTTAAGAAGGCCGATGCGGAGATCGAGGCGGCTAAGCAGAAGTGAGCCATGAGCGGGTCGATGGTCGATGGTCGCGCGAGGCTGAGACCAGGAGCCGGATT contains the following coding sequences:
- a CDS encoding uncharacterized protein (protein tyrosine/serine/threonine phosphatase activity), giving the protein MSRTATPPPTHFPHKIASPSARHASKGGSSALPAGYSFPSRIKKARDKSSPLKASAVAPMSASDVLGIDTPKASPDPMSRALSASIVDDDTSSIATSTPSLATDRSVDSFGTTLATPESTPSLSGDAGNVNVAMPQPAASPRLWVSGLSKGVARAANGIMSTWSRRREGESPRLTASPAMVPSSAIAPLHPSSITSTSPYIAPSPHSPAYVAPSPAMSPHTPMSPTAYVLTPAPEVAEMLDPQPLPPHALPPAIAHPHNMPPALTAESPNIDNPAEALRRYEWAEEQRKQVTEFARLCSQWPQSSYNLAKWGPNGCPHVQYIPQSWANPRHVVRTMQRQAELERVMCTEDTTFYTAAPRSTRSSSTDEDPEPSLYSFVSSHSSVATTVSRGSDKEGREERLCAAVWAATATSMVSKPLSTEEAFRATEQKTAAELHAAMSSPMVDAWRGEESIVSVSSAVSVASVVSEESKTTSAWASLACSTKSLSELDRMADLATTDEMDVDEPEVLASIPHVGGSHPSPPRSPSMRPSSCPAKRPLTMIADDEDKRRRVDDMVVDDSTPVFSEEPAALPPYMSASVPNLRMVSATSSGHVIKTSETHPIIISPFIPTEILSVLGKYLVTIPTEATKPLLLNSDVDVPSLLLSCAPPNQCASEAGLVGTTMFSSGQKTLIRNLYRPSNGTRQPTRLGNLLLSSCPGKRLRMDGPVKGRGPVCRDLRADMRRIKGEGVGAIVCCLDDEELALLGVPWDYYREVASDIGLDIIRLPMPDGFTPVSLQLFDAQVSLITQRYTLQGINVLVHCRGGIGRAGLTACAWAIKMGFVQPHPSLVNTVSKASESSSSSSSKKKSKSRSTPVVPANEDERQIVMSVVERVIAMIRSRRGLKAIESMEQVQFLSTYVTWLRECTS
- the RPS0 gene encoding uncharacterized protein (Required for the assembly and or stability of the 40S ribosomal subunit. Required for the processing of the 20S rRNA- precursor to mature 18S rRNA in a late step of the maturation of 40S ribosomal subunits), with the translated sequence MSDKLPAALNATEEDIQLLLAAQAHLGTKNCEKAMEPYVFKRRADGIHVINAGKTWEKLVFAARILAAIENPNDICVISARPYGHRATLKFASFTGAQAIAGRFTPGSFTNYITRSFKEPRIIIVTDPRVDHQAIREAAYVNIPVIAFCDTDAPLKFVDVAIPCNNKARHSVGLMWYLLCREVLRLKGSVPRGPTGPSGWDVLPDLFFYRDPEEIEREQAEKAAAAEAEAEAAAAPAAATEEWAAGTQTDAAFSGAPAAAEGLDWSAEPGTGDWSAEPAASADAADGW
- the GST2 gene encoding uncharacterized protein (Glutathione S-transferase, N-terminal domain), whose protein sequence is MSFPHPPPLGPSQAGSVPGQGPPKIHLFTAGTPNGYKASVTLEELRAAYPEEAKGKLSYDVSAISIWKNEQKHPDFLKINPNGRIPAITDDNFGGHNVFESASVQIWLVENYDPEFKLWFSDPLERSLALSWIFWAQGGLGPMQGQANHFYRYAPVKVPYGIKRYTEETARLYSVIEDGLKGTNGWLVGGKFSIVDINLFGWARSHGWAGVDTRPFPLLHKWIETIEARPATKKGLEVPTAPRALTQAEEDEAYAEVKEWVKKADAEIEAAKQKSRI